caCATTAGGCATGTGATCAGTTACAGACACAAAAAAAGGAGGAGAATGTAttgtttgtcatatatatatatataaatatatatatatatatatatatatatatatatatatatatatatatatatatacatatatatttatagcacTTCAGCTGTTTCAAGACACATTCTGTTGTATTTACGGAACCAGTttagataataataacaatgataataaaaaataataataatcattcaaaatataattttattttattaaattataaaatgttaataattaaattgtattaaatggtaaataatgaaaataataatggcaatatatatatatatatatatatatatatatatatatatatatatatatatatatatatatatatatatatatatatatatatatatatatatatatgtatatatatatatatatatatatttaatttttaatttttttacacgaGTAAAATTACAATAACCTCAACTGTTAAACCTCAGAGTTTGGGAACACAAAGAAACTGTAGAGCTTTTTTGACAACAAATTAATAATTGATCCTCATcacaatttgtaaatatatcatatGTCATATCTTGTGTTTCtaaatgcaatccagactttgtGTGGAGAAGCATCTAATGTAATCCTGCacaaaaaacaaactaacaaacccacAGTTCTGCGCTTCTCATTGTGATGCATGCAGCGCAGCAGACTATATTCTTAAATAATTCAATCGCAGCCTTTGTGATTCAGTtaatgcatattatatttaatttacatattgcAGTTTGTTTAGTAATTGTTCAAGGTCGTTTTGTGATTTCAGTCTTCAAACAGTCCCTCACCTCTTACCACcaaactatttttcttttctatttatcTAATTCATGTTGGTCATACTGTACTTCTCAGGTCACAAAATATAAAAGTTGATATAAAATCACATTCCTGGCAGATACACAGATTGTACTACTCCACTGACCGTTTAAAGAGCTTCATAAACAGGCTGACATTGAAGATGCCTCCCAGTATGAGGAACAGACTGTTCCAGAGGCCAATGCAGGCGTAGAAAGCAGGAAAATCAAGGTCGTAGTCATCACAGATGCCTCTGATCACTGCAGTATgcaaacaaaagagagaaaacaactgTAAAGGCCTCTGAAAGAGACGGTCAGCTCAACGGTCTTCATAAGAGAGATACAGCACCGCTGATGAAGATGGCCAGAGGTGCAGTGGTCAGAGGAATGACCAGTGGAGAACCAGCAAATAGAGAGTAAATCACTCCTCCAATGCACTGACCAACGATAGTCTTCTGGACATCTGCAAAGAAAAGGTTATGAATTactgagttttcatttttgggtaaactatctctTAAAACAAAAGTTCTGAAAGGATGTTATCAAAGCAATGTCATAGACGATTTGGTTTCTCAAAGGACCTTTCAGAGATCAATTCCCTGAGAAACCTTATTTTTCTGAGAACACAGACATAGAAGAAGCAGAAACAAACAGATGGAAATGTAAAATAGTGTGATAATCTAACAAAACTGCCTAACGTTACCAAATGAAATGTCGACAAAGCTTAGGAGGATCCACTCCATCTATACTTTGATCATCAATCTAAATCACATCCTGATGTAGTCTTGCAAAAAACACGATtttctcaacattttttttttatttgaagttaTGTATGAAACTTACCCACAATCAAATattgaccttaaaaaaaaaaagcatgaaactAGATTTGTTTTGTAAGCAGAGGCTCTAGTACTTTGCTTTGACACactgcatgttcagatattcatagaGTAAAACATTCTGGGGACCATGAAACTTTTGCAAATGATCAGAAATGCTGACGGTGGATggcaacttaaaaataaaaaaaataaggcagGGAAAGAGCTAGAAATCTGAAGATGTTtctactataaagaaccttttgtgcgaTGGAAAGTTGAAATGGATGTGAAAGGTTATTGATTGAACTATTGATGCCAATgaagaaactttatttttgagagtGTAAAAACTTTACAGTTCACAAAATTTCTTTATAGCAGAAAAGGTTTTTGGATTGTTCAACTGTCAGGGTGTCTTCAGTCACTTTTGACAGAAATAAATCGAATTGAGATCACACTTGTTGACACATGGCTATGTGAGCACACAAAAAATCAAGGACATGATGTGGATGTGGAAGTTAAAGGATTAAAGCGtcgaaaatgtgaaaaataacacTTTGTACTGtagcaaaaaataacaaataaaatgacagCAGAAAAATAAATCGTAAAAAGCTACCTTAAAAATCCCCTCAGAATTTTAAATAACAaccaaaaatattattgaacaaaaatatgcattacatttatattgattTTCCTGAGTTACATTTGAAGGCTTCGGTCACTTCGGACTTGAAAAGCTACAAAGTGTAAACCCAAAAATGAATAGGCACAGAGAGTTAAGAAATGTTTACAAAAACAGAAACCCAAAGAGGAACCCAAAATTGTAATTCTAaggtatcaaaaaaaaaataaaaaaaaataaaccttttagaACCTTTATTTAAGGACTGTTCTCTGAAATGTTCTTTGGAAAATTTTTCATCACTGTGAAAACCACCTTttgcaatctttattttttaaatcgtaCCAAGAAAAATGtaacaatgaaaaagaaaaaatggttcttttgagAACCGTTCACTAAAAGGAACCCAAAATGGTGTTTCTGGTCCAAGGTGGTCCATCAGCTAATGACTATAAATGATGAAGCACAGACCTATCTCTCCTCGCGTGCTCTCATCATTCAGAGAACCGAACGCAATGGCCGGCAGCAGGATGGCGATGTAGAGGAAGATGGCTGTTGTGGTGTACTTCAACAAAGATCTGTTAGAGTCCAGAATACCTGGAGAGAGAACCACACAGCGACAAACACCTCAGCTCCAGCAACAGAGAGATTTCTGATATTTTTAGTTAAAGTGAAGTCAACCAGAGCCTTGAGGGAAACAGAGACTCGCCATCTGTGAAGTCCGACAGGTACAAGGGAAGCCTGCGGCACAGGTCTTCATAAACCCCACGACCTGCTCGGAGGAAATCTTTTACCTGCGTACAAAAGGAGATTTAGTAGTGGAAAAATATGCTTAAAATCTTAAGTGCATAAGTAAACCTtaacaaaaaaagtgttgttGTAAAATATCACAAGATAGGAAACTGTAATTTATCTGAGATCCAGATGCCACATCAAAACAGCTGCGCCTGAAATGTTATAACTCTTATTATGCAGTAcaaaaagaaatataatggaaAATCTGTTCTTGAATCTCTGAAATAATTGCATAATCCCTGTGACAGAATACAACCTACACTTACTACAAAGAGATTTAgcaatttttaaagaaaacaaccaATGTTCAGTAAAAGGagatgcttatttatttttgaaaaagagtcttatgctcatcaaggccttatttatttaatcacataaatattaaacagaaattgtttgaaatattattatcatttaaaataaattttctatttaaatatattgtaaacttATCAAAGCTGCTTTTCAGCGTTATTACGGCAGTGTTCAAATCATTTCATGATGTTTCATGATTTTAACTGTTGGGTACATTTTTGTTGGTCAACAATTCTGAggttaaagagagagaaaaaagttgcagttttaaaataatacaaaaaaaaaaaaaaaaaaaaaaaaaattctgtttagtAGGCATGCTATGACATGTCCCTACCAATATCCATCGACTACTAAATAGTCCCTAGCAATAATTTTGAGcacatgactttctgcaaatggcaataggagcactgggaggagccagaggagcttgattttttcacagattatctgtctcatattctactgtcaggacataatgacaggtttaataaatatgtaaaaaataatttttttacaaaagttcccctacagcacctttaaacttTGAGAAAGAAACCTGATGTATGTCGGTATATTCTGTTCGCGCATttggtcttaaagagacagcagcctataaatacctgctgctgtctgtgtcattaatgccaatcaaacaacaaaacacagctttaACAAAGTGTAATCAGTATTTAATTTATACACTGAACACTATAGTCCTATTTCACACTTTTTAGATTTCTATACATGAATACTAATGTAACTGACTATTTATACTGCATTCATCTTTGTGTATTtggtattattttattactgtattttcagttGTCTTTAATGATGTTTATGagctttaatattatttagtCCAGTAGTTTGTGCCATGGTATCAAAGTACTTAAAGTGTTTTATaagtaacaaattaaatttttgatAAATGATTCAATCCGAGACTCAAAGATGTTAAAATGATGAGTTCAGTGATGGGTTGCACCCGAgcagcaacctcccgctctctctcgtgaggccaataaggaagtgactaaaactgcaattcatcgactggccgcttgaggctggctgcaaaaagggagtcagtcccatagactccccatgttacaatgcccaactttacagcagaaaaaaaaatgtttacagcctggttcaaaaaaagattttggtctatattgctaattttgcccttcttgacaactgtgaggggggtgaatctttttaaaactcatccgtttaaattatattaagacttaaagttctgcataattaagggcgtggccacttgagtgacaggtggattgccgctgctgacaatgccgtcgcactaggtgggcgtggcttcagcaatcagctcccgcctttttgcccattttcgattatccgggagacccgctctacacactttaggcttcaaaaccgctaatgaggagtctatgggtgacgtcacggacactacgtccatatttctttacagtctatggttgcaTCACTAGTGTAGCATAATgtgagaactgtgtgtgtgtgaagtttgCACTTCACGGCCCACAGAGAAACCCAACATTAAGTTAAAAGGCAGACTGAGCAGATAATTGGTCGGCCGAGTCCTTCTCGGCTCCAGACCTTGAGTGGTTTGTTGCTGTATGGGTCGGTCTCTTCCTCCAGCGAGGGTTTCTGGATGGCAGTGGACAGCCGCTGTCTTTGAATCACCAGCTCCTGCTTGAAGTCCTCCTGGGTCTTGGTTTCCAGGAGTTTTTGTCTAAACGAGATGTCTGAGAACAAGGTGGCAAACGTGCGGCCGAGCTCTATAGCGGTCTTTGTGCTTTTCTGTAGGGTATACGGAAGATGAAAATTACAATAGATGCTTAAAATAGATCTGAGATGCTAAAAGTAACACTACAGATTGAACTGAAACCGAAGACTTTAAGCGTAAACTTTGACACGGTTTGAAACCATTGCAAATTAGCACACAGCAGGgataattaaaatgtgtgtttttgtcactCTAGGTGATGAGAAGTGAAAGGAGAAGCTTACTGTGCGAGGCGGTGCCAGGATGAGGATAACGTAGCGAACCTCGCAGCAGTTCACGCCCCAGTTCTGCGGCCGCTCCAGACGCGAAACACAGACGCAGCGTCTCTGAAGACTCTTCACATTACAGCTGAATGCAGAAGGGCACATGTTTTTAATCAGACATATATATGATTAAAtgtgaataaatgattaaatagacagatagataggcTCGGCTGATCATATTTAGTTTATCTGCATCAGCCAATAAATGTACTTACTTGATTGCTTCTAGGCATGTATTGTTGTGTTCaaagtaaaattgtgtcaaataaataattgtgcACATCTCACTTGCCATTTTCTAACTTAAATAGGGTACTTAATATAAACTGGCAGCAGAAAGTttgtaaaaagatttttttttggtttgtttttaaaagaattctCACCAAgtatgcatgtatttgatcaaaaatataagaacagaaaaaaattgaaatattattacaatttaaaataactgttttctatgtgaatatattgtacaATGTAATtgattcctttgatcaaagctgaatcttcagcatcattactccagtctttagtgtcacattatcctccagaaatcattcttatgctGATCTGATGatcaaaaacatttctaattattgtcaacgtttaaaaatgttttgctgcattatatatatttttgtgcctAGGAtgctttgttgaatagaaagttcactgaacagcatttatctgaaaaaaaaaatttttttacattataaatgtcttttctgtcactttagaTTGATTTAATGCcatccttgccaaataaaaatatgaatatgaattttctttttttgcacataTCATAACCTTGTTAATGGCAATGCATCATAAATACAttaagtagcaaaaaaaaaaacagttttcatcagtgataaaaataagaaatgtttcttgactggattaataatgctgaaaaatcaTATTTGCCATAatgaatataaattacattttaaaatatattcaaacagaatcaattattttaaatttgatcaataattcacaatattaaaatttttactgtatttttaatctaataaacctaaccttggtgagcagaagacagtgcttattaaaaagcattaaaaaaaaacatttggccaACGGTTAAATCAATTTCTGtatgtaaatgtactgtatataaacaaagtgcaattattattttaatggtaGCACCATAAATAGACATAAAAGTATGCATGCATGTGCATATGCATCTATATTATAGGCTTAAGATGTAACAGGGTCCCTAGTCAAAAACAtactggaaaaagaaaaaaactggcAGGTGCACAACATATGGCTTAGATATGTAGGTATGTATTTTTAAGTGCTTAGTTATTGATGTTTAAGCtctacatacagcacacagagccAGGACTGCTGGTAGCGAACTCCAGTGGCTGTCGCTGTCACTCCCTGAATGGTCTCGGTCAACAAGTGAACttcaacagacagagagagaatacagtaaaacacattcatgattttatttaaagaCAGTGGTTCATCCATTAAGCTCATCCCCTGGACTGCTAGACTAGATGACCTGTGACCTTTGGGGCAGACGGCCCGCTGCTCACCGTTGGCCTCCTGTCCTCCGGCGTCTGTGAACAGAGCGTGCATGACCTCCTCTGCATTACAGCAGCCCTGGCCATCCATGGCCACATGTTCCAGCATTCTGCGCAGCACTTCATCCAGGGAGGATGCTCTCTCGTCCAGCAGGATGCTGGCCTGCGCCAAGAACCCATCCAGATCCCTGTGAGCTCTCACCTCCTCCTGGAAATCCACCAGCTTCACATACTGCAGCAGGAAAGAACAGCTCTAAAGGGGTCGCTTGGCAAGGAAAAGCCTGTATATCAATGATTCTTTGAATTTGGTTCTTCATTTAAACCAATTCTCAAggcatttgcattacatttacacATCATTTTATTCAAAGCGAACCCAATGGCATTGCTCACCAAAAacatctgtgtttgtttgtaacattattagatatttattttccTGGACCACCGAGTGATTCTGAATCAGTAAatccattaatttattttttattatatatatatatatatatatatatatatatatatatatatatatatatatatatatatatatatatatatatatatataattttaattatttttaaataaaaccaattatttttaaataaaaaccaaacaaaccaattaattgaaataaattaccCATTATTAATGGTATTGTTTGTGGCTTGCATATTGAATatgcattatttgatcaaaaatacagtaaaaacttgatgctaaaaattcagctcaTAAATAGCagaaattttaaaatagaaaagacatttaaatattatttttccaaattattatattattgtattattgcaCACATCCTTGATGAGCATGGAAGACTTGTCAGAATTAAAAGTGTACATTTATAATGTCTATGAGTTCCATCGCATTACTTTAGACCATAAAAATGAGAGCGATTCATGACCGAGAAAGCCCAACCATAAATACATCAATTAAACAACGGATGTAAATGATGAAAGAGCCTTAGTAAGAAAGCCTTACTCTTCTTGATGTATGCAGAAGGCCAAATCCTGAAGCATCAGCGTCTATTCATAGGAGGAGGGGGGGAAAGTGATAAATTGTTAAAACCCTTGTGCTGTTACATGGATGCATGAGTTTGAAGGACATAGCACTGAGCCAGGCCTCCCAGACGATGTGTTTTCATTCATTATCTCGGAGCCCTGAACCCTCTGTATTATGTCTCACTGGTTATAAATAGTCAAAGAGTCTCCAAGTCTGCAGCACAGACACGTCAGAAGAGCATTGTGGTCCCTGAACCCTGACACCGCAGTCACTTAAGAATAAGACCTGGCACAGCCTGCTTCCCCAGTGCCGtaaacacatcagcccagatAGGAAAACAATACTGATTGTTTTTAAGGCCCGAAGTGAACACAGAGAATTTCTGCTGCAGATGGATGAGACTGCCGGGATCCTTCTATACCTCAGGCAACGATCAcaatgatatattttatttttagatttttgaaGTACTCCCAAAGAGAATTTTATCtgagccacaaacacacacagatccaaACCAGCGCTCAGATGCATCACACGCTCTGACCTGAGATGCTCGGCTGAACATTCGTCTCGTAGTGACTTCTGTCCGTCTGGACGGGGAGCGCGTCTCCTTTCCTCTGGATCTCTTCTCCGCTGTCCTCTGTTTCCGCGTCTCGCAGATCTGAGACATCACATGTCACAATAGAGCTCCTTAAGTAGGCCTTTCTTAGCTTTAAGATGATTATTATAATCTCATTTCCCTGCCTAACTGGGTTTGACGTGACCTTTTGCAGCTGGTAGATGAAATATAGCACTGTGCATTTGTATATGGAGGCTGAGAGGTGTTCACTTCCTGTTCAATGAATCAAGCTCGTTTTCATCTCGAGcgtagaaatatttatttaacgcTATTTATGGCATGACAGCAGATGCATCCccctcacaaaaaaatatatgcacCATCTGTTAAAGCTACACAATGCACCCATGGCCTCATAAAAGAGAAACCTGCACAAAACCAGGCACACGGAGCAATATAACCAAAGCTGTCCCAATAAATTCTTTCTTTGCATGGAAGAGTATAATCATGACATGAGCTAAACTACGTGAGGAATTAACTGAGGTTGCAGCTGTTGGGGTGATGCACTGTGAAGTCTGTTTACTCGCCGTCTGATGCTATTTACTGTGCGTTACGGTGAATTTGAGCcggttatatttaataaattcatgATCGTATGATCAAGACGTTTCCGCTTAAAGTATTTATCACGTCAGATCTCACTCTCAGCCTTCGTAAACCTGTTTTGTTTGTCTGCCAGTTAACAGAGAGCTTGCTAACTGAACTTGACATGGTAAatcttatttaaataatgtttggtTCTCACCCATCCTTTGGAACGGGTGGCCATTTCTTGTCTGCCCAGGTGATGAAGTGTCTGTGGAAGAAACAGGTCTCAAATGATCAACATAAACACTGTCGTGCACATGCATTTCTACATATATTTCAAGGTGAAGTAGACTGAAGTagttgaagtctttggttcttttaattgtgatgtttttggctcacatttaactaaaacccaccaattcacgttctcaacaaatttgaatatgttgacatgccaatcagctcatcaactcaaaacacctgcaaagttttcctgagccttcaaagtggtctctcagtttggttcactcggctacacaatcatggggaagactgctgatctgacagttgtccagaagacaatcattgacacccttcacaaggagggtaagatgcaaacattcattgccaaagaagctggctgttcacagagtgctgtatccaagcatgttaacagaaagttgagtagaaggaaaaagtgtggaagaaaaagatgcacaaccaaccgagagaactgcagcattatgaggattgtcaagagaaatcgattcaagaatttgagtgaacttcacaaggaatggattgagactggggtcaaggcatcaagagccaccacacacagacatgtcgagaaatttgctgaaccacagacaacatcagaggagtCTTACACGGGCTGAGGAGAAGAAAAACTGGACTGTTTCCCAGTGGtgaaaagtcctcttttcagatgagagcaagttttgtatttcattaggaaaccaagctcctagagtctggaggaagggtggagaagctcatagcccaagctgcttgaagtccagtattaagtttccacagtctgagatgatttggagtacaatgtcatctgctggtgttggtccattgtgttttttgaaaaccaaagtcactgcacctgtttaccaagaaatcttggagcacttcatgcttccttctgctgaccagctttttgaagatactGATTTCATTGTCCAGCAGGATTTGGCCACAAATggcctgcccacactgccaaaagcaccaaaagttggttaaatgaccatggtgttggtctgattgactggccagcaaactcaccagctCTGAactcctaccaagtattgagtacatgtacaataaataaatatacttcccagaaggccaacaattcacaaaatggTGTggtttttttggtcttatgaagtattctaatttgttgagattgtgaattggtggggttttgttaaatgtgagccaaaatcatcacaattaaaagaaccaaagacttaaactacttcagtatgtgtgcatttaattgacttaatacacaagtttcacaatgtgagttgaattactgaaacaaatgaacttttccacgacatcctaatttattgagatgcacctgtaaattcAGGATTGTGACTTTCACCCAAACACTTACTCTAGGCCCTCAAAGAGACTGGGATTTCATGGAAAATCTTTGAAATTCATCCAATTTACACCAGCCCTGATAGCGTCATGCATGGAAGGCTTATGGCCACATATTTTCTTCAGGGTGGATGGGATAAAGAGGTCATTCTCTGCTCAAAAACATATCACGGACTAGAGGATATTCTTAGCACATGTGTTTACATCTCCAATGACTGGAGCTTCACCATCATCCCGCCATCTTTAATTTAACAGACAACTTGCTCTGTTTCTATTAGTCCTCAGATTAGACGCTTCACGCCTCAGGGGATATTGCAACCCCACAGGCTTGGACAAATGGATTCAGTTATATCTTTGTGACAAATGATCATTTGTTGCACAGGAACGCttgctaaataataaataaataattagatgtGCTGCAAAAACGGGGATGACGTGAGTCTTGTAATGGCTGGACATCCACGCTGTGTGACAACACAGTCTCTTGAGAGTCCTTAATAGATGCCTTAAAGCGATGTCCTGTGTTCAACACAGCTTAAGATCTAGAGACAGCATCTGCAGCAAGCAgccaaagaaaataataaagcaaTATCACAAGAGAAAGAGTCTGTTATGACCACATTAGGCCGTAGGCACGAGGCTAATCACAGCTAATCACTCTCGCAAGTGTGAAATTGCATTTGATATGCATAGATTGAGCAAGCAAATATGGAAATAAGTAAGGGAAAGCAGAGAAGCATCTCAAAGACTGTTTGTGAGTGGATCTAGTACTGCTAGCTATGAGCCAAACCACTATACATTAtcagcaaaaacagtaaatatttgaaatattttgctattcaaaataacgtttttttttattagaatatattttaaaatgtcaattattcctgcgatttcaaagctgaatttttagcatcatttctccagccacatgatccatcagaaatcattatgatattctGCTTTTCTGCTAAAAaaacatctattattattattattatgttgaaaacagctaagTAGGTTTCTTCGATGAACAGGAAGTTCaggagaacagcatttatctgaaatagaaatctttggtaacattataaatgtcgtTATCAAGACTTTTACTTACAGATTACTTACAAATAGTAGTCCCTTACTAATTACAATTCACATGACACAGTTAGAAACATAATCTGCTTTATAAAATGTAGTCTGACTacttttttgattacttttagattaattaaattaacttgtTCATCACATAGACTTGAATGGGATTATTGTGTGcaatattaatgaaaaacattaaacagcacaaagaaaatgaaaacatatttccGTATTTGTCACCAACATCATGGAATGCATGAAACATTACATTAcagcagggtttcccaaactgtaTGTAAGTGGTGGGATcaattaagactggttttgttgtccaggctCACAAATGTGGTTGTGTATCAGTTGTTAACTTGAAAAGTCCCAGTGTTGTTATCATCAGCAGCACTCAGCTAATCAAACTCCACAACATCTTTAAATCTGATCATGTTTTCACTGCCGTCATGTAAAgcatgcaaacatattttgctgACTATGCCAAATGCATCCCCTCTCTCTTGTTGTGATCTTTCTCTGCCGCTTGCCTCACTAGACTTCCTGTTGGCAGCCCGCTGACTTCCTGTTGCTGACTGTGCTGTCCTGTGCTGTTGACAGAAATAATAGTTCCATGAAAAGCTCTGTACCTTTTACAGGAACCACAGTAAATGGGAACTGACCCCAAATTAGTTGGGCCGTTCCTTAAGGACGGACAGGCAGAATATACTCAATAACCAATGCAATCAGCAGGAAACAATGAAGATTGATGTGAGAGATTAATTCTGTCAATctcatgctttattattattattattattattattattattattattattattattattcaggatTTGTTAGTCATTTCAATGCAATCATGTTTATTTGGAATATACAGATCATGAGATTTGCTTTGCATGTGAAAAAAATGTGCAATTTTGTTATATTAGCAGCTGAATCCTGTGCCTGACTCGTTCTTACACCAATGTACATCCAACTATATGTAACACGTACATTGGCTAAAAACTAGTTAGAGTTCTTAAAGATCTGAGAAAATAATCCAGTATTTCTCAACATTTCCAAGTGTTATGCTACTGTCTGTAACTGTTGactgtttttattgcattgtcTATTTTTCTAAAAGCGTATCATCACTGTACCATATGCATAATAGGAATCAATGATAATGCACAATGGATTAAAAAGAGAAGCCTTTCTCTTGCCAGGTAATTTTCCAAATCTAAGCACGTTCAAGCAGAGCAAATGATTTTACAAATGACCTATGAAGAGACAAACTAATAGTGTGCATACAGTAAGTGTGCACAACTCTGTCCACTTACAGGTCTCCATCCCACTGAGCATGACTTGACTATCCCAGCATCTAATCAAGTCTCCAAGTTTACAGAGTTGATAAAACAGCTCAACTTACCGGTCGGAATAAAATGAAGCACTTCTTTGCTTTCCATCATTTTCCTCAGAAGTGCAGCCCATCAACCCATCACAAAGTTTACTGTGTGTCTGCTC
This DNA window, taken from Carassius auratus strain Wakin chromosome 14, ASM336829v1, whole genome shotgun sequence, encodes the following:
- the LOC113114313 gene encoding sodium bicarbonate transporter-like protein 11 isoform X3; the protein is MMESKEVLHFIPTDTSSPGQTRNGHPFQRMDLRDAETEDSGEEIQRKGDALPVQTDRSHYETNVQPSISDADASGFGLLHTSRRYVKLVDFQEEVRAHRDLDGFLAQASILLDERASSLDEVLRRMLEHVAMDGQGCCNAEEVMHALFTDAGGQEANVHLLTETIQGVTATATGVRYQQSWLCVLCNVKSLQRRCVCVSRLERPQNWGVNCCEVRYVILILAPPRTKSTKTAIELGRTFATLFSDISFRQKLLETKTQEDFKQELVIQRQRLSTAIQKPSLEEETDPYSNKPLKVKDFLRAGRGVYEDLCRRLPLYLSDFTDGILDSNRSLLKYTTTAIFLYIAILLPAIAFGSLNDESTRGEIDVQKTIVGQCIGGVIYSLFAGSPLVIPLTTAPLAIFISVIRGICDDYDLDFPAFYACIGLWNSLFLILGGIFNVSLFMKLFKRSTEEVIALFISIAFVGDALKGTIKINGSTGELQGLGVILHQGLNGTEYGGGSLPATVVLCTRERPILCLLLMLGTLWLGYALFLIKRSPFLHAKVREVVSDCALPISVVIFSFVGSYLFIDIQLPVFNYQNEALFKVAAFDQLTGMNVLSACGLGFLLALLIFIDQNIVVSLTNAPENRLLKGTAYHWDLMLSGLINILMSVLGLPWMHAAFPHSTLHVRQLARVEQRVEGGHLYETIVSVKETRLTSLAANILIGLSVFLLPVPLQWIPKPVLYGLFLYIALTSIDGNQMCDRMALLLKEQTSYPPTHYIRRVPQRKVHYFTGLQMVQLIILCAFGMYPLPYMKMIFPLLMIMLIPIRNYLLPKIIEARYLDIIDSQHM
- the LOC113114313 gene encoding sodium bicarbonate transporter-like protein 11 isoform X1; this encodes MMESKEVLHFIPTDTSSPGQTRNGHPFQRMDLRDAETEDSGEEIQRKGDALPVQTDRSHYETNVQPSISDADASGFGLLHTSRRYVKLVDFQEEVRAHRDLDGFLAQASILLDERASSLDEVLRRMLEHVAMDGQGCCNAEEVMHALFTDAGGQEANVHLLTETIQGVTATATGVRYQQSWLCVLCNVKSLQRRCVCVSRLERPQNWGVNCCEVRYVILILAPPRTKSTKTAIELGRTFATLFSDISFRQKLLETKTQEDFKQELVIQRQRLSTAIQKPSLEEETDPYSNKPLKVKDFLRAGRGVYEDLCRRLPLYLSDFTDGILDSNRSLLKYTTTAIFLYIAILLPAIAFGSLNDESTRGEIDVQKTIVGQCIGGVIYSLFAGSPLVIPLTTAPLAIFISVIRGICDDYDLDFPAFYACIGLWNSLFLILGGIFNVSLFMKLFKRSTEEVIALFISIAFVGDALKGTIKIFHKYYHGLTLVNGSTGELQGLGVILHQGLNGTEYGGGSLPATVVLCTRERPILCLLLMLGTLWLGYALFLIKRSPFLHAKVREVVSDCALPISVVIFSFVGSYLFIDIQLPVFNYQNEALFKVAAFDQLTGMNVLSACGLGFLLALLIFIDQNIVVSLTNAPENRLLKGTAYHWDLMLSGLINILMSVLGLPWMHAAFPHSTLHVRQLARVEQRVEGGHLYETIVSVKETRLTSLAANILIGLSVFLLPVPLQWIPKPVLYGLFLYIALTSIDGNQMCDRMALLLKEQTSYPPTHYIRRVPQRKVHYFTGLQMVQLIILCAFGMYPLPYMKMIFPLLMIMLIPIRNYLLPKIIEARYLDIIDSQHM